In Choloepus didactylus isolate mChoDid1 chromosome 18, mChoDid1.pri, whole genome shotgun sequence, a single genomic region encodes these proteins:
- the TAC4 gene encoding tachykinin-4 isoform X2, translating into MRRAPWGLQLGSSLSRPHTVPHCAPAMGGNAAKGTAPSIQFQLQQVKRGKASQFFGLMGKRVGGLSPIQSVSITGDQRGRMDQALLDRKGASTGELSPDQEDEEPGSG; encoded by the exons ATGAGAAGGGCCCCTTGGGGCCTCCAACTGGGAAGCTCACTCTCCAGGCCCCACACAGTGCCCCATTGTGCACCTGCCATGGGAGGGAATGCAGCCAAAG GCACTGCCCCCAGCATCCAGTTCCAGCTTCAGCAGGTGAAGAGGGGCAAGGCGAGCCAGTTCTTTGGGCTGATGGGAAAGCGGGTGGGAG GATTGTCTCCCATCCAGTCAGTGAGCATAACAG GAGATCAGAGAGGACGAATGGACCAGGCCCTCCTGGACAGGAAAGGAGCGTCTACAGGAG AGCTCTCCCCAGACCAAGAGGATGAGGAGCCAGGCTCAGGGTGA
- the TAC4 gene encoding tachykinin-4 isoform X3 — MQPKEGTAPSIQFQLQQVKRGKASQFFGLMGKRVGGLSPIQSVSITGDQRGRMDQALLDRKGASTGELSPDQEDEEPGSG; from the exons ATGCAGCCAAAG GAAGGCACTGCCCCCAGCATCCAGTTCCAGCTTCAGCAGGTGAAGAGGGGCAAGGCGAGCCAGTTCTTTGGGCTGATGGGAAAGCGGGTGGGAG GATTGTCTCCCATCCAGTCAGTGAGCATAACAG GAGATCAGAGAGGACGAATGGACCAGGCCCTCCTGGACAGGAAAGGAGCGTCTACAGGAG AGCTCTCCCCAGACCAAGAGGATGAGGAGCCAGGCTCAGGGTGA
- the TAC4 gene encoding tachykinin-4 isoform X1 — MLPRLTLLLLMGLSVCTVAGDGGEELALSAEAGSWVTVTLEEGTAPSIQFQLQQVKRGKASQFFGLMGKRVGGLSPIQSVSITGDQRGRMDQALLDRKGASTGELSPDQEDEEPGSG; from the exons ATGCTGCCCCGCCTCACCTTGCTCCTCCTGATGGGGCTGTCTGTGTGCACTGTGGCAGGTGATGGAGGAGAGGAGCTGGCCCTTAGCGCCGAAGCAGGGTCCTGGGTAACCGTGACCCTGGAG GAAGGCACTGCCCCCAGCATCCAGTTCCAGCTTCAGCAGGTGAAGAGGGGCAAGGCGAGCCAGTTCTTTGGGCTGATGGGAAAGCGGGTGGGAG GATTGTCTCCCATCCAGTCAGTGAGCATAACAG GAGATCAGAGAGGACGAATGGACCAGGCCCTCCTGGACAGGAAAGGAGCGTCTACAGGAG AGCTCTCCCCAGACCAAGAGGATGAGGAGCCAGGCTCAGGGTGA